The following is a genomic window from Oceanidesulfovibrio indonesiensis.
CTGCTTGGCCGTGCGGAAGAAGACCTCGATGTCCCATCGTTTTCCGTAGATGCGCACCGCATCGGCTTCGGCCAACTCGGTGTCCGTGGAAAGCAGGGCCAGCCAATCCTTTTTGTGCTTGTTGCGGACAAAGACGATACGCGCGGGCTGGCCGTCGTTCATGGTCACGAGCGCGCTGGCCAGGACCTTCGCCCGCCCCCGGCGCTTGCGCAGCCGCCTGTAGATTGCGTCCGCGCTCAGGCGTTCGCCCTCGACCCATATAGAACCTTGGGCGTGCGCTTGACCATGCAAATCACGTGGATGTGCTCGCGGGCATGGCTGATGATGGCGGGCATGCCGAACCAGCTGTCCATAAGCAGGTATCTGGCCTGGACTCCGGCAGTCAGGGCGCGTTTGAGCATCGGCCCAATCAACTCCGTGGCCTTGCAGATCGCCTCTTTGCGTCGCCTGGCCCCGCAAGTCCTGCTGTCGAGCAGCTTGGTGACGCCCTGGTAGCGGTTTTTCTCCTTTGCGGACGACAACAGCGCGAAGTCCAGCGGGGCGAGCGTGGCGCCGTCGGACCAGCATAAGCTGAGGAGCCGATATCCTTTGAGAAAGCTGTTTTGGGTATGATCGAAGACGCGGGCGAGCAGCTCGACCTTTTTAGAGCGTGGCCGTTGGAGCGTGGAGTCGTCAAGAATCAGCACGGTTTCTCGCTCTTCTGAGGTGAGATCCTGAAGCATGGAGCAGACGCGGGCCGCCAGCAGAAGGAGAAACCGCCGCCAACTGTAGCGGCTTGAACGCATGAATTCGTAGACGGCGTCTTTGCCGAAAGCTGGGGTGTCCTGGGGTGCGAAGTATCGATAGAGGTTGAGGCGATGAAACGGAAGAGAGAAAAGGCACGACAGCAAGACGGCGGGAGGAACTCCCTTTGCCTTGGTGAAGCCGCACCGATGGGCAAGCTTTCCAATCGTGAACTGCTGGAAAAACCAATCAACGCGGCTTGTGATGT
Proteins encoded in this region:
- a CDS encoding IS4 family transposase, coding for MCSSVRTWRRSSNRQGKSQRSMPVIRCWQWRVNRTAMILKGPCSLDILLLLYKRQPRRRTRMQSTAICHDVQEHRLHITSRVDWFFQQFTIGKLAHRCGFTKAKGVPPAVLLSCLFSLPFHRLNLYRYFAPQDTPAFGKDAVYEFMRSSRYSWRRFLLLLAARVCSMLQDLTSEERETVLILDDSTLQRPRSKKVELLARVFDHTQNSFLKGYRLLSLCWSDGATLAPLDFALLSSAKEKNRYQGVTKLLDSRTCGARRRKEAICKATELIGPMLKRALTAGVQARYLLMDSWFGMPAIISHAREHIHVICMVKRTPKVLYGSRANA